The region TGGTCATTACAGGCCCGGTGACAATCATTGATCATCAGTACTCGCGGTTTGACCTGCCACCGGGAAAGAACATCGCTCTGTGTCGCTGTGGGGCCAGCCAGAACAAGCCTTTCTGTGACGGGGCACATCGACAGTGCGGCTTCATCGCCACAGAACTTGCCACGGGCCACAACTCACCAGATGCTTCGCATTGAAATTTTTTGACCGCACCCATTCGATTAAACCAGACAACTTGAATGACACTTCTTCGAGAAACCATTATGGCTTTGACTGCTCATACAGGATGGATCACCTTCTCAGACTTGTGGCGAATAAGTTGCTCTTCCCGCTGGAGTCATTGCCTTGGTGGTTGTGGTCTGCTGGTGTTGAACCTCATCTGTACAACCCCGCTGGCAGCGCAATCAACAACGACAAACGCTCATCTTCTCGCCCAGGTGACGACCAA is a window of Planctopirus limnophila DSM 3776 DNA encoding:
- a CDS encoding CDGSH iron-sulfur domain-containing protein; its protein translation is MNSQVDLLQTQPQMNEVIIRTRENGPLVITGPVTIIDHQYSRFDLPPGKNIALCRCGASQNKPFCDGAHRQCGFIATELATGHNSPDASH